One Streptomyces umbrinus genomic window, GAGTCGGAGGGCGTCGCCATCTGGAACAACGTCAAGAAGGGCGGCGACCCCAAGGGCGCGGCCTTCAAGGCGATGCTCAAGTCCCAGGCGCGGAGGATGCGTTCCGTCACCCCGGACGAGGGCCGCGCCCCCTTCACCCCCGCCGAGTACCTCCAGGCCCACCTCGACCCCGCGCACACCGGAGCGGGCCCCATCGGGCACGGCTACTCACAGGCGAACCTCGCCGCGAAGACGCAATACTACACCTTCCGCATCGCCGACGGCCTGCTCGGCGTCAGCCTCGACAGCACCGACCCGGGCGGCCACTACGAGGGTTCGCTCGGCACCGCCCAACTGCGGTGGCTGGAGCGCACGTTGAAGGCGGCCGAGAAGAACAAGGAACACGTCATCGTCTTCAGCCACCACACCAGCAAGTCGATGCGCAACCTCCGCGAGGACCCGGCCCACCCGGGCGAGCGGCGGCACGGCGGCGACGAGGTGCTCGCCCTCCTCGGCAAGTACCGCTCGGTGCTGGCCTGGGTGAACGGCCACAGCCACAAGAACAAGATCACCCCGCACTCCGCCCCGGACGGCCGCTCCTTCTGGGAGGTCTCCACCGCCTCCCACGTCGACTTCCCGCAGCTCGCCCGGGTGATCGAGATCGTCGACAACCACGACGGCACGGTCTCCCTGTTCACCACGCTCATCGAGTCCGGCGCCCCGCACGGCACGGACTTCGCCGACCTCACCCAGACGGGCCTCGCCGCCCTCTACCGAGAACTCTCCTTCAACGCCCCGGGCGCCCGAACGGACTTGAGCGGCGAGGCGGGAGACCGCAACACGGAACTGGTGCTGAAGAAGGGCTGAGGCCTTAGCGCCCCTTCGGGGGCGGCCCCTTCAGGGGCGCGGGGAACTGCGCGACAAGCCCCCACCGGCCCGCGCTCCACGAACAACCTCCTGCAAGCCACTCACGAGTTGTTCAAGTAAGCCAACACCGCAAGCACCCGCCGATGCCCACTGTCACTCGGCGGCAACCCCAACTTCAAAAACACATTCCCAATGTGCTTGCTGACAGACCGCTCGGTCACGACAAGAGCCTCGGCGATAGCCGAATTCCCGTGCCCTTCAGCCATCAGCTGAAGAACCTCCCGCTCACGAGGAGTGAGCGAATCGAGCGGCGAGTCCCGCCGCCGCACAAGCAGCTCGGACACCACCTCGGGGTCCAAGGCCGTACCGCCGGAGGCAACCCGCTCCAGCGCGTCCAGGAACTCGTCGACCCGCCCCACCCGGTCCTTGAGCAGATAACCGACCCCGCTCGCCCCACCGCCGAGCAACTCCGCGGCGTACGACTCCTCGACGTACTGCGAGAGCACGAGCACCGGCAGCCCGGGGATCTCCTTGCGGGCCGCGAGCGCCGCGCGCAGCCCCTCGTCGCGGAAGCCGGGCGGCATCCGGACGTCGAGCACGGCGACATCGGGGCGGTGTGAGAGCAGCGCGGGCAGCACCTCGGGCCCGCTGCCCGCGACGGCCACCACCTCGTGCCTGGAGGAGGTGAGCAGCAGGACCAGCCCCTCCCGCAACAGGGCGTTGTCCTCGGCGATCACCACACGCACGGCAGCTCCACTTCGATCACGGTCGGGCCCCCGGCGGGGCTGGTCAGCCGCAGGGTCCCGTCGAGCGCGGCGACGCGCCGCTGCATACCGAGCAGCCCGGAACCCCCGGCCTCGTCGGCACCGCCCCGGCCCCCGTCGCGTACGGTCACCCACAACCCCTTGCCGGTACGGACGAGGCCGACCTCGGCCCGCTCCGCGCCGCTGTGCTTGGCGGCGTTCGTCAGCGACTCGGCGACGACGAAGTACGCGGCGGCCTCGACCGCCGCCGGGGCCCGCGCCCCGTCCCGCTCGCTGTCGGCGTCCTCCAGGCCGTCCACGGTCACGGCCACGTCCAGGCCGCTGCTCGCGGCGAGCGCCCGGACCGCGCCGGCGAGACCGCGGTCGGTGAGGATCGGCGGGTGGATGCCCCGTACGACGTGCCGCAGCTCGGTCAGAGCCTCCTCGGCCTGGTCCTGGGCGTCGTCGAGGAGCCTGCGCGCGGCCTCGGGATCACGGTCGTACGCCCGCTTGGCCAGCCCGATCCGCATCGACAGCGAGACCAGCCGGGCCTGTGTGCCGTCGTGAAGGTCCCGCTCGATGCGCCGCAGCTCGGCGCCGTGCGCGGCGATCGCGCCGGCCCGGGTCTCGGTCAGCTCCTCGACCCGCACGGCGAGCTCCGCCTTGGGGGAGGGCTTGAGCAGGGCGGTCGACCACTTGGCGTCGAGGTCCGCGAGCCGGCCGATCAACGGCAGCACGACGGCCTCGCGGCGCAGCAACCCGCACCACACACCGTCGACGAGCAGTCCCAGCGGCCACAGCGGGATCGCCAGATACGGCAGGCAGCCGTAGGCGTAATAGGCGACCATCCAGCGCAGATCGGTGAAGGTGCCCGGATCCCGCACGACCGTACGCACCCGCTCGCGCACCGTGCCCTCGACGGGCTGGTAGGCCTCGGGGATCTCCTGGCCCGTCCACGCGGCCACCATGCGCCGCTTGGCCCCGGCGATCCGGCGCACCAGCAGCACGGTCTCGGGCAACAGCCCGATGGCGACCACGCTGACCGCGCCGATGGCCCCGATCAGCAGGACCGTGATGAAGAGGTACGAGCCGAAGGACAGCACGGCGGCAGGCGCGAGCCGGCGTGTGGCCCGCGCGGCCTCCCGGACTGTCTTCCGCATGGCGATCAGAGTAGGCGAACGGGCGCACATGCGGACGCGTGGCCACCTTCCTTTGATCAGCGGACACCTTCCCTTGACCTGCGGGCACCTCGCCGCTGACCTGCGGCGGCCTCCCTGCCGGCCTGCGGGCGCCTCCCCGCGACGAGCCCCTGCCTCTCCGTCACGGCCGACGGCCGGCCCGCCCGTGGTGTAGCCCGCTACACCTCCGGTTCGGGAGGGCACTCCCTCGTGGCGGGCGGCGGATCCCGGGATCGTTGATCTCAGTTGATCCCAGTCGATCGCGGGAGTTCCCAGCTCCCCACCCGGAAGGAAACTCCCATGAAGGCGCTGCTCTCCTCGAAGCCGGTCCTGTGGTTCCTGTTCCTGTTCAACCTCGTCGTCGCCGCGGCCGCGCCCTTCGTCGTGGACGGCTCGCAGGGCGTGCTGACCGCCGTCGGCATGGGCGTCGTCTCTCTCGGGGCGGGCCTGAGCCTCCTCAAGGGCCGCGGGCAGGGGCAGGGGCAGGGCCAGCAGGCCTGAGCCATGCAGGCAGGCGGGCCGAGCTGTTCCAGAAGGGCCGAAACCCGCTCAACCGCCGCAGTCGCAGGCAACCCGTACGACATGCCACCGGGTCCCTCCCGTCGGTGCACCACGACGGACACGACGGATGGGACACGACGACACATGACTGCATCCCGCACGCTGCGCCTCGGACTGACGAGCGCGGCCGCACTGGTCGCGGCCTCGCTCACGGCTCCGGTGGCCATGGCCGCCCCGGCCTCCTCCTCGGCCTCGTCCCCGTCCCCGGCCCCGCTCGGAGACCACGCCGCGACCCAGCGGGCGATGGACGCCGCCGTGCAGGACGGCGTCCCCGGTGTGGCCGGGCAGGCGAAGGACAAGTACGGGACCTGGAAGGGCACTTCGGGCATCGGCAACCTCAAGACGAAGCAGCCGCGCTCCGCCCACGACCGCTACCGCGTCGGCAGCATCACCAAGACGTTCGTGTCGACGGTGCTGCTCCAACTGGAGGCGGAGGGACGGTTCTCGCTCGACGACAAGGTGGAGAAGTGGTTGCCGGGCGTGGTCCGCGGCAACGGCCACGACGGCAGCCGGATCACGCTCCGCCAGCTCCTGAACCACACCAGCGGGATCTTCAACTACACCGACGACGAGGACTTCGGCCGGACCTACTTCCTGAAGGACGGCTTCTTCGAGCACCGCTTCGACCGGCTGTCGCCCGCGCAGCTCGTGAAGGTCGCCACGGCCCACAAGCCGGACTTCGAGCCGGGCACCTCCTGGAACTACTCCAACACCAACTACGTACTCGCCGGAATGGTGATCGAGAAGGCCACGGGCCACACGTACGGGGACGAGGTCGGGCAGCGCATCATCGAGCCGCTCGGCCTGCGCGCCACCACGGTCCCCGGCACGAACCCGCACGTGCCCCGGCCCAGCAGCCGGGCCTACGGCAAGCTCGCCGAGACGGCGACCGGCCCGACCTACGACGTCACGGAGCTCAACCCCTCCCTCGCCTCCGCGGCGGGCGAGATGATCTCCGACTCGGGCGACCTCAACCGCTTCTACTCGGCGCTGCTGCGAGGCAAGCTGCTGCCGAAGAAGCAGCTCACCGAGATGAAGACCACCATCAAGGTCGACGCGATTCCGAACGCCGGCTACGGCCTCGGTCTCATGGAACGCAAACTGAGCTGCGGCGTCGTCGTCTGGGGCCACGGCGGCGGCATCCACGGCTCGAACTCGGAGGCCGTCACGACGGCGGACGGCCGCCACTCCCTCGCCTTCAACTTCAACGGCGACTGGTCGGGGGACAGCGACGCGGTGATCGAGGCGGAGTTCTGCGCCGAGTAACCGCCCCGACGGACGGTGGGCCGGGTGAGCGCGCACAGGGCCGCTTGCCCGTTCCCGGGAACCGCTCAGGACCCGGCACAGCCGAAAGTCCTCGGGCTCGCGCTCAGGCTCCGGACGCGGCCCGCAGCAGGCGGAGCTGCCCGATCTCGGCGGCGTTCTTCATGAGCTCGGAGTTCACCCAGCCGGCCATGTGGGCGACGGTGTGCTCCGGATCGTTCTGCCACGGGAACGGAGCGACGGCGTCCAACTCGGCGTCCGTGAACCGCTCCAGCACCGCCAGCCACTCCTCACGCAGTCCGCGCAGCCACGCGACGGCGGCCTTCCCTTCCCCCGGCCACACGATCTCGGTCCGCTCCCGCGGCACCCGCCCCCGGGCGTGATCGACGGCCACACTCCACCACCACCCGATGTGCCAGCTCACCCACCCGATGGTGGGAACCGGAATCGGGTCGGGCTCGGCATCCGCCCAGTCCGCCACCCACCGCCCATCACCATCACCATCCGGACGCACCGTCCAGCAGAGCGGCCCGGGCTCCCACAGGAAGTCCTCGTCCTCCAGCCGCTCCAGGTGGTACTCGAACAACGACCACGTCAGCTCGAACTGCCAGCGCAACAGCTCACAACGGGAAACAGTCACCGGGCGACCCTGACATGCCGTCGCTCCTGCCGGGAAACGGTTATCCGAGGGCGTACGCAGACCGCCCCGGACGATCCGGCGCAATCGTGCAGGCTGCGAACTATCCTGCTGCGCACGTGGATTGAGAGCTCGGGGGAAGCGTGGCAGCGAAGTCATCCGCGCAATGGGTGCCGCCTGCGCGCCCTGCGCGACCGGCGTCATCCGTACCGACGGGACCGGGCCATCGCGACGCGGTCCTCGTCCTGCCCGGGATCATGGGCAGCGAGCTGGTGGAGAGCGCGACCGGCCGTGTCCTGTGGGGCGGTTCGGACCTCCGTCGGTACGGCAGTGCCTGGGCGTTTGGCGGCTCGCTCTCGGCCCTCCACGTGACGGACGAGGAACGCGCGGGCGTGACCGGGCGCATCCGCGCGACCCGGCTGCTCCGCTTCCCCGCCCGTGCTGCGGGGCTTCGAGCCGTACACCAAGCTCCTGGCGGGCACCCGGCGCGTGGCGGCCCACCCCGACGCGGTACGGGAGTTCGCGTACGACTGGCGCCTGTCGACCGAGCGCGCGGCCGCCCGTCTGGCGGAGGCGGCGGACGACCACCTGCGGGCCTGGCGTGCCCACCCGCACGGCAGCCGGGACGCCCGGCTCACCCTCGTGGCCCACTCCATGGGCGGCCTGGTCGCCCGCTTCTTCATGACCGCGCTGGGCGGGGTCCGTGACGTCCGCACCCTGATCACCTTGGGCACGCCCTTCCACGGCTCGGTCCAGGCCGCGGGCCTGCTCGGCTCGGGCAGCGGCACCCCGCTGCCGCTGCCCCGCCGCCGGCTGCGTGCCCTGGCCCGCACCCTGCCCGGTCTGTACGAGCTGCTGCCCGGCTACCGCTGTGTGGAGGACCCCACCGGTGACTTCCGCCGCCTCACTCCGGCCGACGTCGAATCCCTCGGCGGAGACCGGGAGCTGGCCCAGCAGTCGCTCGACCGCAGGGAGAAGCTGAACGAGTCGGATGCCGGCACCCTCCCCCAACTGCGCGCGGTGGTCGGTGTCGGCCAGCGCACCCCACAGAGCCTGACCCTCGCGGACGGCACGGCGGAACTGCGCGAGTACGTCCCGGACGGCGACACCCGGCTCGACCGCCGCGGCGACGGAACGGTGTACCGGGAGGCGGCGACACCGGCCGGTCGCACCCCTTCTACCTCCCCCCAGAGCCATGGCGCCCTCGCCCGCAGCGAGGAGGCGGTCGCGTTCACCGGCTCGGTCCTGACCGAACGCCCACTGGGCCCGCCCCTCGGCGCGACCGAACTGGGCCTGTACGTACCGGATGTGGCGACGGCACGTGAACCCTGCCCGGTCGAGGTCGACCTGGTGGACAACCCGGTCGCCGTCGAACTCCAGGTCATCGACGTCTCCGAGAACCTGGAGATCGACCGCCCGCGCCTGTCCCGCCGCGACGGCCGCCTGCGCGCCGACGTACGGCTCCCGTGGCCGGGCCTGTTCCGCGTCGAGGCGAAGTGCGGCGGCTTCTCGGCTGTGAGCCAACTCGTCCTGGCGGTCGCCGGTGACTGAGTTCAGGGGACCGCACTCGCGCCACCCCGGCGCCTCGCGTCGCCCCGGCCGGTAATTCGATGTCCGGGCGGGCCCCGCAGCGGGATCATGAAGGCTCGGGCCCAACCGCCCGCCCGCACCCCCGACGCCCAAGGAGCCGCTCGACATGCCAGTGCCCGCCGACCCCACGGTGCTCCATCCCATGCCCGAGCAGCCGCGGGTGGTGCTGCTCAGGCCGTTGGTGAAGTCCCCGCTGATCGAGGTGGGGGAGTACTCCTACTACGACGACCCGGACGACCCGACCGCGTTCGAGACGCGCAACGTCCTCTACCACTACGGGCCGGAGAAGCTGGTCATCGGGAAGTTCTGCGCGCTGGGCACGGGGGCGCGGTTCATCATGAACGGCGCCAACCACCGGATGGACGGCCCCTCGACGTTCCCGTTCCCCACCATGGGCGGTTCCTGGGCCGAGCACTTCGACCTGCTCACCGGTCTGCCGAACAGGGGTGACACGGTCGTCGGCAACGACGTCTGGTTCGGTCACGGCACGACGGTGATGCCCGGGGTACGGATCGGACACGGCGCGATCATCGGCGCCGGCGCCGTGGTCACCACGGACGTGCCCGACTACGGCATCGTCGGCGGCAACCCGGCCCGGCTCATCCGCACCCGCTTCAGCGACGACGAGATCGACCGGCTCCTCGCGGTGGCCTGGTGGGACTGGCCCGCGGAGCACATCACCGGGCACGTACGGACGATCATGTCGGGGAACATCGCCGAGCTGGAGGCCGCCGCCCCGGACCGCGCGTGAAGGGGCGGACCCGGTCTCCCGGGACCCGCCCCTTCACTCCCCTCCGGGATGCCCCCGGTCCGTCACTAACGGGGAAGCACCACTACATACGCGGCCGGGTCGCGGTCCGCTGAAGCCATCAGGGCCGTACGTACGACCGTTGCCTGCTGTTCCATCGAGTCCCGCAGCTTCTTCGGGGTGATGTGGACGACCGTGATGCCGAGCCGCTCCAGGTGCTCGCGCTTGCGGGCGTACTCGGACCACATGGCGTCGTCCTGCCGATGGCCTTGGCGAGGGGCGCGCGTGTCGAGTTCGAGGGCGACGGCGTGGTCGGGCCAGTACGCGTCGAGGCCGCCCAGGTGCGGGCCGCCGGGAAGGCGGAGGTCCACGTTCCAGACCGGGTCCGGCAGACCGTGCTCGTGGACCATGCGGTAGAGGCGGTCCTCCGCGATGGCCCGCCCCTCGGCGAGCAGCGAGTCGACGGCGTCCACGACATGCGGGCGGCTCAACAGCCGCGCCTGCGTCAACTCCTTGACCACGGCGGCCGGTTCACAGTGCCCGCCGCGTACGGCCTCGGTGAGCAGCCGGCGTACGACACCCGCGTCCGCGAGGTCGGCGACCGCGTCGGCCAGGGCACGCGGAACCGGGGCCACCGGGATGCCGGTGATCTGCTCGGGCTCCGGCATGCCCGGCGTACGGACGATGCGGACGCAGCCCGTAGAACGCAGCCGGCGCAGACGCGGGACGAGAACGTCGATGCGGTCCAGCGAGAGAAGCGGGGGCGCCGACGAGAAGCGGTGCAGGGCCAGCGCCGCCAGGCCGGTGATCATCGCGTCGGCGTACCGCTGCGGGGCGTGCGGCTCGCCCGCGCCGGGCTGGGCGGGGACCGCCGGTTCGGCGGCGGGGGAGCGGGCCGCGTACAGGAGAACCGCACGCAGCCGCTCCTCGCTGGTGGCCGGGCCCGGACGGAGCAGGTACACGCCCGGCAGAAGCTGCTGCCAGGTGCCGCCGGGCCTGCACTGCGCGTTGATGTCGGCGGAGCTCACACCCTGCGAGC contains:
- a CDS encoding LuxR C-terminal-related transcriptional regulator, with the protein product MRVVIAEDNALLREGLVLLLTSSRHEVVAVAGSGPEVLPALLSHRPDVAVLDVRMPPGFRDEGLRAALAARKEIPGLPVLVLSQYVEESYAAELLGGGASGVGYLLKDRVGRVDEFLDALERVASGGTALDPEVVSELLVRRRDSPLDSLTPREREVLQLMAEGHGNSAIAEALVVTERSVSKHIGNVFLKLGLPPSDSGHRRVLAVLAYLNNS
- a CDS encoding sensor histidine kinase, producing MRKTVREAARATRRLAPAAVLSFGSYLFITVLLIGAIGAVSVVAIGLLPETVLLVRRIAGAKRRMVAAWTGQEIPEAYQPVEGTVRERVRTVVRDPGTFTDLRWMVAYYAYGCLPYLAIPLWPLGLLVDGVWCGLLRREAVVLPLIGRLADLDAKWSTALLKPSPKAELAVRVEELTETRAGAIAAHGAELRRIERDLHDGTQARLVSLSMRIGLAKRAYDRDPEAARRLLDDAQDQAEEALTELRHVVRGIHPPILTDRGLAGAVRALAASSGLDVAVTVDGLEDADSERDGARAPAAVEAAAYFVVAESLTNAAKHSGAERAEVGLVRTGKGLWVTVRDGGRGGADEAGGSGLLGMQRRVAALDGTLRLTSPAGGPTVIEVELPCVW
- a CDS encoding serine hydrolase domain-containing protein — translated: MTASRTLRLGLTSAAALVAASLTAPVAMAAPASSSASSPSPAPLGDHAATQRAMDAAVQDGVPGVAGQAKDKYGTWKGTSGIGNLKTKQPRSAHDRYRVGSITKTFVSTVLLQLEAEGRFSLDDKVEKWLPGVVRGNGHDGSRITLRQLLNHTSGIFNYTDDEDFGRTYFLKDGFFEHRFDRLSPAQLVKVATAHKPDFEPGTSWNYSNTNYVLAGMVIEKATGHTYGDEVGQRIIEPLGLRATTVPGTNPHVPRPSSRAYGKLAETATGPTYDVTELNPSLASAAGEMISDSGDLNRFYSALLRGKLLPKKQLTEMKTTIKVDAIPNAGYGLGLMERKLSCGVVVWGHGGGIHGSNSEAVTTADGRHSLAFNFNGDWSGDSDAVIEAEFCAE
- a CDS encoding DinB family protein; the protein is MTVSRCELLRWQFELTWSLFEYHLERLEDEDFLWEPGPLCWTVRPDGDGDGRWVADWADAEPDPIPVPTIGWVSWHIGWWWSVAVDHARGRVPRERTEIVWPGEGKAAVAWLRGLREEWLAVLERFTDAELDAVAPFPWQNDPEHTVAHMAGWVNSELMKNAAEIGQLRLLRAASGA
- a CDS encoding esterase/lipase family protein yields the protein MLRGFEPYTKLLAGTRRVAAHPDAVREFAYDWRLSTERAAARLAEAADDHLRAWRAHPHGSRDARLTLVAHSMGGLVARFFMTALGGVRDVRTLITLGTPFHGSVQAAGLLGSGSGTPLPLPRRRLRALARTLPGLYELLPGYRCVEDPTGDFRRLTPADVESLGGDRELAQQSLDRREKLNESDAGTLPQLRAVVGVGQRTPQSLTLADGTAELREYVPDGDTRLDRRGDGTVYREAATPAGRTPSTSPQSHGALARSEEAVAFTGSVLTERPLGPPLGATELGLYVPDVATAREPCPVEVDLVDNPVAVELQVIDVSENLEIDRPRLSRRDGRLRADVRLPWPGLFRVEAKCGGFSAVSQLVLAVAGD
- a CDS encoding CatB-related O-acetyltransferase, with the protein product MPVPADPTVLHPMPEQPRVVLLRPLVKSPLIEVGEYSYYDDPDDPTAFETRNVLYHYGPEKLVIGKFCALGTGARFIMNGANHRMDGPSTFPFPTMGGSWAEHFDLLTGLPNRGDTVVGNDVWFGHGTTVMPGVRIGHGAIIGAGAVVTTDVPDYGIVGGNPARLIRTRFSDDEIDRLLAVAWWDWPAEHITGHVRTIMSGNIAELEAAAPDRA